In one Leptospira fletcheri genomic region, the following are encoded:
- a CDS encoding MFS transporter: MEDNRIKSYGYRWVILALYSLVTAIIQIQWLTFAPIAREAKQFYGVGSFEIDLLSMIFLGVFIVMAIPASYVIDTYGTKVGVGIGAFLAGSLGFLKGLLASDYSFVIFCQIGLAIAQPFIINAVTKVSVLWFPLKERATAVAIGTLAQFLGIIAVMIGTPLFIGGDEPDPAKIPQTVMIYGILSLVGAALFLLFFREKPPTSPSVNGEDSKIQVFQGLKHILSRREMQKALLLFFIGLGIFNALSTCIDQICEKKGLTMEQTGIVGGILLISGIVGGVVFPPVSDAIGKRRPFLVLAMIGFLPGILLLAFAKDYSLLLAGSFLIGFFLLGAGAPIGFQYCAEITSPAPESSSQGILLLIGQISGIAFIVGINTLGSEEFMRIFIVLSVLNAILSFFLKESPMMESNLVKNTAAAFHK; encoded by the coding sequence ATGGAAGACAATCGCATTAAATCATACGGATATCGATGGGTAATCCTTGCTCTCTACTCTTTAGTCACTGCCATCATCCAAATCCAGTGGTTGACTTTTGCTCCGATCGCAAGAGAAGCGAAACAATTTTACGGCGTCGGCTCCTTCGAGATAGACCTCCTCTCCATGATCTTCCTGGGTGTCTTCATCGTGATGGCTATACCTGCGTCGTACGTCATCGATACGTATGGAACCAAGGTCGGAGTCGGAATCGGCGCTTTCTTGGCTGGCAGCCTAGGATTCCTAAAAGGATTGCTGGCCTCCGATTATTCCTTCGTGATCTTCTGCCAAATCGGCTTAGCGATCGCGCAGCCTTTTATCATCAATGCGGTAACTAAAGTCAGCGTCCTCTGGTTTCCGCTCAAGGAAAGAGCTACGGCAGTAGCGATCGGAACCTTGGCGCAATTTTTGGGGATCATAGCGGTCATGATCGGGACTCCTCTTTTCATCGGCGGAGACGAACCGGATCCCGCCAAAATTCCGCAAACCGTCATGATCTATGGGATCCTCTCCTTGGTTGGAGCGGCGCTTTTTCTCCTATTCTTCCGGGAAAAACCGCCGACCTCTCCTAGCGTAAACGGAGAAGATTCCAAAATCCAGGTGTTCCAGGGACTCAAACATATCCTGAGCCGGAGAGAAATGCAAAAAGCGTTACTGCTATTTTTCATCGGTTTAGGAATTTTTAATGCTCTGAGCACCTGCATCGATCAAATCTGCGAAAAAAAAGGACTCACCATGGAACAAACCGGGATCGTGGGAGGAATACTCCTCATCTCCGGAATCGTGGGAGGCGTGGTGTTTCCTCCCGTATCGGATGCTATCGGGAAACGGCGTCCCTTCTTGGTTTTGGCTATGATCGGTTTTCTTCCAGGAATCCTTCTTCTTGCATTCGCAAAAGATTATTCCCTTTTATTGGCGGGTTCATTTTTGATCGGATTCTTTCTACTAGGAGCGGGCGCTCCCATCGGATTCCAGTACTGCGCCGAAATCACTTCTCCCGCGCCGGAATCCTCTTCTCAGGGAATTCTATTGTTGATTGGACAAATCTCCGGAATCGCGTTCATCGTAGGAATCAATACTCTGGGCAGCGAAGAATTCATGCGGATCTTCATCGTTCTGTCGGTTCTAAACGCGATTTTATCTTTCTTCTTGAAGGAATCTCCGATGATGGAGTCGAATCTGGTAAAAAACACGGCGGCCGCTTTCCACAAATAA
- a CDS encoding xylulokinase, with translation MAKDPSTLHILTYDIGTTGIKTCLFEVSEKLKLLHSVGAEYDLTILEDGGIEQDVSDWWRAMCDTTRRLLADLKWEKGNIDGISFCSQMQGLVLVDKQLNPVRPAMSYMDRRAKEEMRKGIESGFKIEGLNAFKLLRSLQVTGAVAASVKDPLWKYKWVEAKEPQVFRSVYKWLDVKEYLIARSSGRAIMTPDSAFVTFLFDSRPGKGHWHEGLCKMFGVNPDHLPEVVPSTMKVGGLTALAAGDLGLTEGIPVFGGGGDASLIGIGAGAVAEGDTHIYSGTSGWVSTVTTKRKVDLSARIASIVGARPGYYNYFGEQETSGKCLQWVKDHLALDEIGVYLEKKKVTEGTEAIYESLFELLFESIRDTPAGSDGVIFTPWLHGNRCPFEDPLAKGIFFNIGLNTGKRMMIRAVIEGIAFHKRWILELSEKKIPASKTLRFVGGVARSPIVCQILSDVTGRRVETTEHPQNAGATGAAAIAALGLGKISDFSQIRDLIPVRTSFEPNPSTKAIYQRNFEVFCKLYESNRGHFAKLNG, from the coding sequence ATGGCAAAAGATCCTTCCACTCTTCATATTCTGACGTACGATATAGGCACTACCGGAATTAAAACCTGTCTGTTCGAGGTCTCCGAAAAATTGAAACTTTTGCACTCCGTCGGAGCGGAATACGATTTAACGATTTTGGAAGACGGAGGCATCGAGCAGGACGTGTCCGATTGGTGGAGAGCGATGTGCGACACGACTCGAAGGTTGCTTGCCGATTTGAAATGGGAAAAAGGAAACATCGACGGGATTTCATTTTGCTCACAGATGCAGGGATTGGTTCTCGTCGATAAGCAACTGAATCCGGTTCGACCTGCGATGAGTTATATGGATCGCAGGGCTAAGGAGGAGATGCGAAAAGGAATCGAAAGCGGTTTTAAAATCGAAGGATTAAACGCATTCAAACTGCTTCGATCGTTGCAAGTGACGGGGGCCGTAGCCGCGAGCGTCAAGGATCCTCTCTGGAAGTACAAATGGGTGGAAGCGAAGGAGCCGCAAGTATTTCGAAGCGTATACAAGTGGTTGGACGTGAAGGAATATCTCATCGCGAGAAGCTCGGGGAGAGCGATCATGACGCCGGATTCAGCTTTTGTCACGTTCTTATTCGATTCCAGGCCAGGCAAAGGACATTGGCACGAAGGTCTTTGCAAAATGTTCGGGGTCAATCCGGATCATTTGCCCGAAGTAGTACCCTCCACAATGAAAGTAGGGGGTCTGACAGCTTTGGCCGCAGGAGATCTCGGTCTGACGGAAGGAATTCCAGTTTTCGGCGGAGGCGGTGATGCCTCCTTGATCGGGATCGGCGCAGGGGCTGTGGCGGAAGGGGACACGCACATTTACTCCGGAACTTCCGGCTGGGTTTCCACGGTTACCACGAAGAGGAAAGTGGATCTTTCCGCACGAATCGCTTCCATCGTAGGAGCGCGTCCCGGGTATTACAATTATTTCGGAGAGCAGGAAACATCCGGAAAATGCCTGCAATGGGTCAAAGACCATCTGGCTTTGGACGAGATCGGGGTTTATCTGGAAAAAAAGAAGGTCACGGAAGGTACGGAAGCGATCTACGAAAGTCTGTTCGAGTTGCTCTTCGAGTCCATTCGGGACACTCCCGCGGGAAGCGATGGAGTCATTTTTACTCCTTGGCTCCATGGGAATCGTTGTCCTTTCGAGGATCCTTTGGCAAAAGGAATTTTTTTCAATATCGGACTGAATACAGGTAAAAGGATGATGATCCGAGCAGTGATTGAAGGGATCGCGTTTCACAAAAGATGGATCCTGGAACTATCCGAAAAGAAAATCCCCGCCTCGAAAACCCTTCGCTTTGTAGGCGGCGTAGCCAGATCCCCCATCGTTTGCCAGATTCTCTCCGACGTTACGGGTAGAAGGGTCGAAACCACGGAGCACCCCCAGAATGCCGGGGCCACCGGCGCCGCGGCGATAGCGGCGTTGGGTTTGGGAAAAATCTCCGATTTTTCGCAGATCCGGGATTTGATTCCGGTTCGGACGAGCTTCGAACCGAATCCGAGTACGAAGGCCATATACCAGAGAAATTTCGAAGTGTTTTGCAAGCTGTACGAGTCCAACCGAGGTCATTTTGCCAAATTGAACGGATGA